CCGCACGCGAGGTCGCTGATCCCCGATTCGAGGTCGACGCGGGCCTCGAACCCCAGTTCCCGGCGGGCCTTCGAGACGTCGGCGACGCTGTGGCGGACGTCGCCCGGGCGCGCCTCCTCGTGGACGATGGGCGAGGCGGAGTCGGTCGCCTCGCGGACGACCTCCGCGAGGTCGCGGATCGACGTGCGTTCGCCGGACCCGACGTTGTACGCCTCCCCCGTCCGGTCGGTCGTCGCGGCGACCAGGTTCGCCCGTACGACGTCGCCGACGTGGACGAAGTCGCGGGTCTGCTCGCCGTCGCCCTCGACGGTGATCGGATCGCCCGCCGACGCCTGTTCGAGGAACGTCGAGATGACGCTGCTGTACGGCCCCCGCTGGCGCGGGCCGTAGATGTTGAAGTACCGCAACGCGACCGTCGGCAGGTCGTAGAGGTCGGCGTACCGCCGCGCGTAGTGGTCGAGCGCGAGTTTCTGGATGCCGTACGGCGAGGTGGGTTCCTTGCGTGCCGTCTCCGGTACCGGGAGTTCCGCCGGGTGGCCGTAGACGGCCGCGCTGGAGGCCACGACCACCCGCGCGTCCGCCAGCCGCGCCTGTTCGAGGACCATGAGCGTCCCGTCGAGGTTCGTCCGGTCGCTCTGCCGCGGGGCCTCGACGCTCCGGGGGACGCTGACCAGTCCGGCCTGGTGGAAGATCAGGTCGACGCCGCTGGCCGCCCGCTGGAGGGCGATCGGATCGCGGACGTCACCCTCGACCAGCGTCGCGGCCTCGTGGACGTGCTCGCGCCGTCCCGAGGAGAGGTCGTCGAGAACGCGGACGTCGTTGTGGGGCGCGAGCGCGTCGACGAGGTGGCTCCCGACGAAACCGGCCCCGCCCGTCACGAGAATCGTCCGATCTGCGATCGGTGGTGAGTCCATCGCGTCCGGTGACGGCGACCGGCCCGTTTAGTATACCACTCGTACCGTCGCTTATCGAACTCTTACCGTC
The Salinilacihabitans rarus DNA segment above includes these coding regions:
- a CDS encoding NAD-dependent epimerase/dehydratase family protein; this translates as MDSPPIADRTILVTGGAGFVGSHLVDALAPHNDVRVLDDLSSGRREHVHEAATLVEGDVRDPIALQRAASGVDLIFHQAGLVSVPRSVEAPRQSDRTNLDGTLMVLEQARLADARVVVASSAAVYGHPAELPVPETARKEPTSPYGIQKLALDHYARRYADLYDLPTVALRYFNIYGPRQRGPYSSVISTFLEQASAGDPITVEGDGEQTRDFVHVGDVVRANLVAATTDRTGEAYNVGSGERTSIRDLAEVVREATDSASPIVHEEARPGDVRHSVADVSKARRELGFEARVDLESGISDLACGPDDRAVDVPANRGAGGGPTG